A genomic region of Pseudopipra pipra isolate bDixPip1 chromosome 20, bDixPip1.hap1, whole genome shotgun sequence contains the following coding sequences:
- the EXOSC2 gene encoding exosome complex component RRP4, which produces MAAVTMRLPQVRGPLGASAPRGAEKHLVAPGDTITTDTGYMRGHGTYVEDDKLIASVAGVVERVNKLVCVRALKARYNGEVGDIVVGRITEVQQKRWKVETNSRLDSVLLLSSINLPGGELRRRSAEDELAMRDYLQEGDLISAEVQSIFSDGAVSLHTRSLKYGKLAQGVLVQVSPSLVKRQKTHFHDLPCGASVILGNNGFIWIYPTPEQKEEEAGGFTTNLEPVPLSDREVISRLRNCIVALVTHKMMLFDTSILYCYEASLPHQIKDILKPEVMEEIILEARQRLLDLEG; this is translated from the exons ATGGCCGCGGTCACCATGAGGCTGCCGCAGGTCCGCGGGCCCCTGGGGGCGAGCGCGCCCCGCGGCGCCGAGAAGCACCTGGTGGCACCGGGGGACACCATCACCACGGACACGGGATACATGAG GGGCCACGGCACGTATGTGGAGGACGACAAGCTCATCGCCTCGGTGGCCGGCGTGGTGGAGAGGGTGAACAAGCTGGTGTGTGTGAGGGCGCTGAAGGCCAG GTACAACGGCGAGGTCGGCGACATCGTGGTCGGCAGGATTACGGAG gttCAGCAGAAGCGATGGAAAGTGGAAACAAATTCCAGGCTGGATTCAGTCCTGTTGCTGTCGTCTATAAACTTACCTGGAGGGGAACTG AGAAGAAGGTCAGCAGAAGATGAGCTTGCCATGAGGGATTACCTGCAGGAAGGGGACCTCATCAGT GCAGAGGTCCAGTCTATATTTTCTGATGGGGCTGTATCACTGCACACCCGGAGCCTGAAATACGGAAAG CTTGCCCAGGGTGTGCTGGTTCAGGTCTCTCCCTCCCTCGTGAAACGCCAGAAGACTCACTTCCATGACCTGCCCTGTGGTGCTTCCGTGATCCTTGGCAACAACGGCTTCATCTGGATCTACCCAACCCCGGagcagaaggaggaagaggcCGGGGGCTTCACCACCAACTTGGAG CCAGTTCCCTTGTCTGACCGGGAGGTGATCTCACGGCTCCGAAACTGCATCGTGGCTCTGGTTACTCACAAGATGATGCTCTTTGACACCAGCATCCTGTATTGCTATGAAGCATCCCTTCCTCATCAG